In the genome of Chaetodon trifascialis isolate fChaTrf1 chromosome 21, fChaTrf1.hap1, whole genome shotgun sequence, the window GCCACGTTGAGTCTGACCCCTCTAACGACAAATCTGAAATGTCGCCATCTCGAGATTACCAGAGTTCAAGGGAGGACTTAACCAAGCATGTTCCAGCTCACATGCTGCGACACGCAAAGGGCAAAAATGCTTCAGGTCCGCAGCGAGGTGAAAGCTTCCCCATGAAGGTCACACGTGCCACAGAGACCAACAACCTGGACAACCCTTTGCTGCATGAAGATTACAACCGGAGCTACAGCCCCATGGAGGGCAAGGAGTCTGAATATCACCGACACCACAACGCTAACGACAATCGAGGATACTCCTCTGATCCCCCATCCCCGCCTCGCTTCCAGGGCTACGTGCCAAGCCAGTCTGATAAACCTCctgaatattcagcagcagctgcagacagtctCGCCAGGCCCACTTCCCTCAACACGCAACCAGGACAGATTATCTTCTGCAGCTCCATTGACCAGATGAAGGAGAACATGTACCGGAGCATGGTGCCGACCCTTGTCATCCCAGCCCACTACATGCGCCTGCCCTCTGAGTTTTCTGGCAAAGATGGCAAAGACCCGAAGGATCAAGACAAAGACGGTGCCCAGATGGGAGGAGGCCAACtgcatcatcaccaccactCCCTGAAACAAggccaacagcagcaacagcagcaaggTGGATCCCAAGGTGATGACTCGGAGGAGCCAAGCTGGGCATCCGACTCTTCTGGTGGACCTGTGACCATCCCGGTGCTCTTCAATGACTCCACCATGGCTCAGATGAATGGGGAACTACAGGCTTTGActgagaagaagctgctggagctgggtGTCAAACAGCATCCAAGGGCGTGGTTCATCTCCCTGGATGGACGTGCTAACGCTCATGTACGCCACTCCTACATAGATGTTGGGAATGACctcagcggcggcggcggttGTGGATTCTTAGGTGGTCCCAGCAGCACTGCCCGAGACGTCAACCTTGAACCACCTCTGGAGGCCCAAGAACGCAAGTCAGCAGTCAACCGGAAGGGGAAAGATGAGCGCTGGGGGACGGGAGGACGGAAGGGCCACGGTGTCGGCAGTGGTGGGAAGAGTTACTCCAAGCTGGCCTACCCTGACCACAGCGAGCCCAGCAGCAGCGAGGGACGCCCGGTCTCACCCGAGGAAAACTCCCTCACCCCTCTTCTTGACGAAGGTCCGTCCTCCAGAGGATCCACCATCCCCAGAAGAGGACGCAGCCGAGTGaacagcagccgcagcagcaaCAGCGAGAACCGCCGCGACTCCATGACCAGCCCTGAGGATGATCCcgaagacaaagaggagaacaaGAAGAGCCCCTGGCAGAAGATTGAAGACAGGCCTCTGATGGTCTTCCACCCCAGGAAGTGAGCTTTTTGAACTTACTGAACCTTTTAACAATCTTTTCAAAGGGGAATCTTTCCACATTAACGAAGGAAGAATGATGTTTTCACCGAGAGAGATCACAATAAGCACAACCATGCTTCACTGGTCCGTTTTCAGGCTGTCCTTTGACCTTTGTGCTCCTGCTGAAGTGCTTTTGCACTTTCTGATTACTCTTGTCGTCTCACTGTCAGTTAGTGTTGCTGGTTTCCACTGAGATGATCTGTTGTATACTGAATACTATCCAGCTTATTGTGAATTCTGCCACCCATCACATCACTGAACCATCGTCTGAGCCATCGCGTACACTGATTGTGGAAATAGCCATTTTATAGAGCAAAATATGAGAATAAAGCACTTACTAATAATTtgataattgattgattgatgctTGCCCAGTATGTGGAAGCAGATGACATTTTTGTGGAACTGATGGGTGTTTAGGTGATTTAGATTTCCTTCTGTGTACTTGTACTACACAAATGCTCGTATTGACGGTAGAAGATGTGCGCCGCGTTTCCTTGACTGCTCCCTGAAACTGTAACTAGGATAAGTTTTCTTTTCGAGGAAACAGCTTCCCAAACTTGAACCGATGTTCTACAGATTGACTCTTGAGCCCCTGTGAACGGATAATGCAATCG includes:
- the LOC139349568 gene encoding protein FAM171A2 is translated as MAAASSIARLLLCASVWAVWEALARSLPDQGAFEVQIKVQVFDNSDLSPLAGAQVEVHGNQTVLVSDRAGGDGVLRVSFLYHTGTWVIITASKADYVTNSVPWHSSRIPLYASVSLYLLVQRPGTLILYDDVLQVLSGSPGARNQPLVQLQRKSLQLPSNSNYTALSAALTTARTQYEVGGFPFLLGQETNSSGAETGWTDLTALAVVSIQLFDKDGSAIQVSDPIHISVPLPSDTRNRMATSVPAWLYQPKTGLWVRNGTGYIKKDGPQFVWNVVVPQMGYWLAAFPSSSGLGLSHPGLRDITTYHTLFLLSILGSLALLVLILLCVLLYYCRRKCLKPRRQQGKPHSSNLNGAKRDQGTSTSRLNLICGGHVESDPSNDKSEMSPSRDYQSSREDLTKHVPAHMLRHAKGKNASGPQRGESFPMKVTRATETNNLDNPLLHEDYNRSYSPMEGKESEYHRHHNANDNRGYSSDPPSPPRFQGYVPSQSDKPPEYSAAAADSLARPTSLNTQPGQIIFCSSIDQMKENMYRSMVPTLVIPAHYMRLPSEFSGKDGKDPKDQDKDGAQMGGGQLHHHHHSLKQGQQQQQQQGGSQGDDSEEPSWASDSSGGPVTIPVLFNDSTMAQMNGELQALTEKKLLELGVKQHPRAWFISLDGRANAHVRHSYIDVGNDLSGGGGCGFLGGPSSTARDVNLEPPLEAQERKSAVNRKGKDERWGTGGRKGHGVGSGGKSYSKLAYPDHSEPSSSEGRPVSPEENSLTPLLDEGPSSRGSTIPRRGRSRVNSSRSSNSENRRDSMTSPEDDPEDKEENKKSPWQKIEDRPLMVFHPRK